A genomic segment from Acidimicrobiia bacterium encodes:
- a CDS encoding SMP-30/gluconolactonase/LRE family protein: protein MYRQRLLVLLIMISLLSFPLYAFADNTAPESNTGIVAGIGKKGASLVGVATGENISNFGFEIGETTSYGITIKDNSGLAPRPGYYFDSEIGNDGSSDGQLYYPNGIAIDIDGNTYVADTYNSRVVKYDALGNFVSYIGSNAGYGTGYMSQPIAVVVDASGNLFVADNGYGKVIKYGPSGNFLSEFGTYGQDPGKFYGLSSIALDPSGNIYTTENYNHRIQKFDSSGIPILQFGSQGDSDGHFDNPSGIAIDTIGNIYVADTGNNRIQKFDSTGNFIHKFGSYGSREGEFNSPSGIAVDSSGNIFVSDQYNNRVQEFDSANSFVAQWGKLGLDYYGNMSGQGGTQKGQFDQPQGIAIDINGNFLVVDRANNRVQKFVKTTLVGEYAISISNLDCGTTYHYRSFATNSGGTTYGEDATFTTEGCSPGPTNLTVTPNALSANLTWEDTTNSNPDYFGIFYRKTTDTTWIYAGKNNRVSLADVLTSLDPDTEYAVRVAAFINSDEQSAYSNTVVFKTNTQEVYQVTNCRQFQAIGVDPVTHEHGDLEGNYVLANNIDCTESASWTWDPIATSDGGEAPVIDVQGFFPILDDVNLESFSGFRGTLDGDGHSISNITQVSSGFTGIFAILQNATIKNINFDNYQASITSMSIYSGGLAAVSSGNTTIDNVTINGDVQTVQNDAGKQPVFDGITGITTSSDGRIFVADRYRQNIQVLNSSFEVEKNINVPSSSYGDRESSPVDVAVDTSGNIYALDHYGNQVDKFDANGTLLDEIGNHNDDGNDLSYANGLTTDSAGNIYVADTHNSRIQKFDSSGNHTMNIGSNGNANGELDNPQGVAVDSSGNIFVADTNNNRIQKFDSDGNYISKFGTSGNDPGQMQYPFKLTIDSTGNIYVVSSQRVQKFDSTGNFILLIPGGNYDNNQLTYPCGVAVTTLGHILITDSYRNMIREYDSSGTQIGSYGDRTKEMSIFGGMIGASGIFDERNGATISNSKVNLNITFDDPGNTVDLVSVAGIVGYGIADIKNSSSSGDIALSGSNGYVVGGLGSMYSGDSSNSFSTSDITIDSPGTALVVGGLFAQVMPLREGSSSSSSEDQGNISNSYYSGNISVPASSGNEEMYVVGGLLGYQIDGSLKNNFSTGTINIIQPVANTGTNNTMEERFVAIGSLAGVLGMSTEDISNNHYDAHTSVIDGCVAMIMDPHTEEILELNESNCKAVNIDGTQNDYFKNNNTVHPLSEWDFTSIWHIEQGKLPQLGVLAPVVPDPLLTPDPTPENGNGNVSKQDSLVTITPSELFNPTTKEVAVSDNKNEEIKKAQESTIALPKIPKMSDIANVLGEVEKKSAQNNKAASIATEKSNTFLWSMLGISIISLLAGAYIYFVKRKKEIISQV, encoded by the coding sequence ATGTATAGACAACGCCTATTAGTTTTACTAATTATGATTTCTTTGTTGTCTTTCCCACTTTATGCATTCGCAGATAATACAGCTCCAGAATCAAATACTGGTATTGTTGCTGGTATTGGTAAAAAAGGTGCAAGTTTAGTAGGTGTTGCAACTGGTGAAAATATTTCTAACTTTGGTTTTGAAATAGGTGAAACTACATCTTATGGAATAACGATAAAAGATAATTCTGGCTTAGCTCCTAGACCTGGGTATTACTTTGATTCAGAAATAGGAAATGATGGCAGTAGCGATGGTCAATTATACTATCCAAACGGTATTGCTATTGATATTGATGGTAATACTTATGTAGCAGACACTTACAACTCCAGAGTTGTAAAATATGATGCTCTGGGAAATTTCGTTTCTTATATTGGTTCAAATGCTGGCTATGGAACTGGTTATATGTCACAACCTATAGCAGTAGTTGTTGATGCCAGTGGAAATCTTTTTGTTGCAGATAACGGGTATGGCAAAGTTATAAAATATGGACCCTCAGGAAATTTTCTGTCTGAATTCGGGACGTATGGACAAGATCCCGGGAAATTTTATGGATTGAGTTCAATAGCTCTTGATCCGTCTGGCAACATTTATACAACTGAAAATTATAATCATCGAATACAGAAGTTCGATTCTTCTGGAATACCAATATTACAATTTGGCTCTCAAGGTGATAGTGATGGACATTTCGATAATCCTAGTGGTATTGCCATAGATACTATTGGGAACATTTATGTAGCTGATACTGGTAATAACCGTATACAAAAATTTGATTCTACAGGTAACTTTATTCATAAATTTGGCAGTTATGGTTCCCGCGAAGGTGAATTCAATTCGCCTAGTGGTATTGCTGTTGATTCTTCTGGAAATATTTTCGTTTCAGATCAATATAATAATCGTGTTCAAGAGTTTGATAGTGCAAATAGCTTTGTAGCACAGTGGGGAAAACTTGGTTTAGATTACTATGGCAATATGTCAGGTCAAGGGGGCACTCAGAAAGGCCAGTTTGATCAACCACAAGGTATTGCTATTGATATTAACGGAAACTTTCTGGTTGTAGATAGGGCTAATAATCGTGTTCAAAAGTTTGTTAAAACAACACTCGTTGGAGAATATGCAATATCAATATCGAATTTAGATTGTGGTACAACATATCACTATCGTTCTTTCGCAACAAATAGTGGTGGTACGACATATGGCGAAGATGCAACATTTACTACCGAGGGTTGTAGTCCTGGCCCTACGAACTTAACCGTGACGCCTAATGCTCTAAGCGCAAATTTAACATGGGAAGATACAACAAATAGCAACCCAGATTATTTCGGTATTTTCTATAGAAAAACAACAGATACTACTTGGATATATGCAGGGAAAAATAATCGTGTATCACTTGCCGATGTATTAACTAGTTTAGATCCTGATACTGAATATGCAGTTAGGGTCGCAGCCTTCATAAATAGTGATGAGCAAAGTGCATATTCTAATACTGTCGTGTTTAAAACTAACACGCAAGAGGTCTATCAAGTTACAAACTGTCGTCAATTTCAAGCCATAGGAGTTGATCCAGTAACACATGAACATGGTGATTTAGAAGGTAATTATGTTTTGGCGAACAATATCGATTGTACAGAATCTGCTAGTTGGACATGGGATCCTATAGCTACTAGTGACGGTGGCGAAGCACCAGTTATTGATGTACAAGGTTTCTTCCCGATATTAGATGATGTAAATCTAGAGAGTTTCAGTGGATTTAGAGGCACATTAGATGGTGACGGTCATAGTATTTCAAATATTACTCAAGTTTCTTCTGGTTTTACTGGTATTTTTGCTATTCTTCAAAATGCTACGATCAAGAATATAAATTTTGATAACTACCAGGCTTCTATTACTTCTATGTCCATATACTCTGGTGGTCTTGCAGCGGTTTCGTCTGGCAATACAACTATAGACAATGTGACCATTAATGGTGATGTGCAAACAGTTCAAAATGATGCTGGGAAACAACCAGTATTTGATGGCATCACAGGTATTACTACTTCTTCTGATGGTAGGATATTTGTAGCAGATAGATATAGACAAAATATACAAGTACTTAATTCTAGTTTTGAAGTTGAGAAGAATATTAATGTACCAAGTAGTTCATATGGCGATCGAGAATCTAGTCCAGTTGATGTAGCAGTTGATACTTCCGGAAATATATATGCTTTAGATCATTATGGAAATCAAGTTGATAAGTTTGATGCCAACGGTACCCTATTAGATGAAATTGGAAATCATAATGATGATGGCAATGACCTTTCATACGCAAATGGTTTAACAACAGATTCTGCAGGCAATATCTATGTTGCTGATACTCATAATAGTCGTATACAAAAGTTTGATTCGTCAGGTAACCATACAATGAATATTGGCAGTAATGGTAATGCTAATGGTGAACTAGACAATCCACAAGGTGTAGCAGTCGATTCCTCAGGCAATATTTTTGTGGCAGATACCAATAATAATCGAATTCAAAAATTTGATTCTGATGGTAACTATATTTCTAAATTTGGTACTAGTGGCAATGATCCAGGCCAAATGCAATATCCTTTTAAATTAACTATTGATAGCACAGGTAATATCTACGTAGTATCTAGTCAAAGAGTTCAGAAATTTGATTCAACTGGCAACTTTATATTGCTTATACCTGGTGGGAATTATGATAACAATCAACTTACATATCCTTGTGGAGTTGCAGTTACAACGTTAGGTCATATTTTGATAACTGATAGCTATCGTAATATGATAAGGGAATACGACTCTAGCGGTACTCAGATTGGTTCCTATGGTGATCGAACTAAAGAAATGAGTATTTTTGGTGGGATGATTGGTGCATCCGGTATATTTGATGAACGTAATGGTGCTACTATTAGTAATTCGAAAGTAAATTTAAACATAACGTTTGATGACCCAGGTAATACTGTCGATCTTGTATCAGTGGCTGGAATCGTCGGTTATGGAATTGCAGATATCAAAAATAGTTCTTCTAGTGGCGATATTGCTTTAAGTGGATCAAACGGTTATGTCGTTGGTGGTTTGGGTAGCATGTATTCCGGCGATAGTAGTAATTCATTTTCGACAAGCGATATTACAATAGACTCGCCAGGAACAGCCTTAGTAGTTGGTGGCTTATTCGCTCAAGTTATGCCTCTTAGGGAAGGATCTTCGAGTAGTTCATCTGAAGATCAAGGCAACATTTCTAATTCTTATTATAGTGGTAATATTTCAGTTCCTGCTTCTAGTGGCAATGAGGAAATGTATGTTGTTGGAGGTTTATTAGGTTACCAAATAGATGGCTCGCTAAAAAATAACTTTAGTACAGGCACAATTAATATTATTCAACCCGTAGCTAATACTGGAACAAATAATACAATGGAAGAAAGATTTGTAGCTATTGGTTCACTTGCTGGTGTCTTAGGGATGTCCACTGAGGACATATCTAATAATCACTACGATGCGCATACTTCTGTTATTGATGGATGCGTAGCTATGATAATGGATCCTCATACCGAAGAAATACTAGAACTTAATGAAAGCAATTGTAAAGCAGTAAACATTGATGGTACACAGAATGATTATTTTAAAAATAATAATACTGTTCATCCTTTGAGTGAATGGGATTTCACAAGTATTTGGCATATAGAACAAGGTAAGCTACCACAACTAGGCGTGCTTGCACCAGTAGTGCCTGATCCTTTATTGACTCCAGATCCAACACCAGAAAATGGAAACGGAAACGTCAGCAAACAAGACTCCTTAGTTACAATAACACCTTCAGAGTTATTTAACCCGACTACAAAAGAAGTAGCGGTATCGGACAATAAAAATGAAGAAATTAAGAAAGCTCAAGAGTCAACAATTGCGCTACCAAAAATTCCAAAGATGTCAGATATAGCAAACGTTTTAGGTGAAGTTGAAAAGAAGTCAGCTCAAAATAATAAAGCTGCATCAATAGCCACTGAAAAATCAAATACTTTTCTTTGGTCAATGTTAGGTATCTCGATCATCTCGCTTTTAGCAGGTGCATATATTTACTTTGTTAAGCGTAAGAAAGAAATAATAAGTCAAGTTTAG
- a CDS encoding PASTA domain-containing protein, translated as MPNTMDLTGRVLSNRYRLISGVGMGSSGVVYAATDVNLKRQVAVKVLHRGYNADLAFLRRFRAEAQLAANLHHHNIVSVFDWGEDEVPYLVLELLEGGSLRSMLDEGVRLTPAQACHVGMQVCAALEYSHTRSIVHRDIKPANLLFDEHGVIRVADFGLARALAEASFTEPSGAVIGTARYASPEQASGVGLDGRSDLYSLALVLHEAVTGEVPFAGDTITSTLAARIKNDIVANKKLGVLGSVVERAGCADPDQRYPDAKTMFKALSDIAQVLPKPGPLTLVPEDGQVIDPNPTNIVITPTNLFDQEANGAGSELSPEQVSEQFHKQEKLDRHFGPRQLIGAGIFTVILAILIAGMFSFITSSQASVIVPNVAGLQKDVASAKIATTGLRVKFQQVFSDDPVSSVISTTPNAGSYADSSGTVTLVLSRGPKPIDAVDVMKEAMSPADAKTALEALGFIVVERREFNETILKDNLISTDPGTSGKLPPETVITLVISDGPTPIAIPNVAGKTYDEAANILTGSKFTPARKDEFSDTVASGTVISTSPGNGEKAQKGSTITIIVSKGPDLITVPSLVGSAVDDASAKLTAIGLVPEVQGKYKPKPTVAAMDPVAGSKIKRGSSVTLFLK; from the coding sequence ATGCCAAACACGATGGATCTAACAGGGCGAGTATTATCAAACCGATATCGGCTAATCAGTGGCGTCGGTATGGGTTCTTCTGGCGTTGTATACGCAGCTACTGATGTTAATCTTAAACGCCAAGTTGCTGTAAAAGTCTTGCATCGTGGTTACAATGCAGATTTAGCTTTTTTGCGTAGGTTCAGGGCAGAAGCACAACTTGCTGCGAATTTACATCATCATAATATTGTTTCTGTTTTTGACTGGGGTGAAGACGAGGTTCCGTATTTGGTTTTGGAACTTTTAGAGGGTGGCTCATTGCGGTCAATGCTTGATGAGGGTGTCCGACTGACTCCTGCACAAGCATGCCATGTTGGTATGCAGGTTTGTGCAGCGCTTGAATATTCTCATACACGATCAATTGTACATCGCGATATTAAACCTGCAAATTTACTTTTTGATGAACATGGTGTTATTCGTGTTGCAGATTTTGGTTTAGCGCGTGCCTTAGCCGAAGCTAGTTTTACTGAACCTAGCGGTGCTGTTATTGGTACTGCTCGTTATGCGTCACCTGAACAGGCTAGCGGTGTTGGGTTAGATGGTCGTAGTGATTTGTATTCTTTGGCTTTAGTTTTACATGAAGCAGTAACTGGGGAAGTTCCATTCGCGGGTGATACCATTACTTCAACTTTGGCAGCTCGTATTAAAAACGATATTGTTGCTAATAAAAAACTTGGTGTTTTAGGTAGCGTTGTGGAACGTGCTGGTTGTGCTGACCCCGATCAGCGTTATCCTGATGCTAAAACTATGTTTAAAGCATTGAGTGATATTGCACAAGTTTTACCAAAGCCAGGCCCATTAACTTTGGTTCCTGAGGATGGTCAAGTAATTGACCCGAATCCAACAAATATTGTTATTACTCCTACAAATCTTTTTGATCAAGAAGCTAATGGAGCTGGTAGCGAACTTTCACCCGAGCAAGTTTCTGAACAATTTCATAAACAAGAAAAATTAGATAGACACTTTGGTCCTCGTCAATTAATCGGGGCTGGTATTTTTACTGTTATTCTCGCAATTTTAATTGCTGGTATGTTTAGTTTTATTACATCGAGTCAAGCGTCAGTAATTGTTCCTAATGTTGCTGGATTGCAAAAAGATGTTGCATCAGCAAAAATCGCCACTACTGGTTTGCGTGTTAAGTTTCAACAAGTTTTTTCTGATGATCCAGTAAGTTCTGTTATCAGTACCACCCCAAATGCTGGCTCATATGCTGATAGTTCAGGCACAGTCACTTTGGTTCTTTCAAGAGGACCTAAACCTATTGATGCAGTTGATGTTATGAAGGAAGCAATGTCTCCTGCTGATGCGAAAACAGCTTTGGAAGCTTTAGGTTTTATAGTTGTTGAACGACGTGAATTTAATGAAACTATCCTCAAAGATAATTTGATTTCTACAGACCCTGGTACTTCAGGAAAGCTTCCACCAGAGACGGTTATTACTCTGGTGATCAGCGACGGTCCAACGCCTATAGCGATCCCTAATGTTGCTGGCAAGACTTATGATGAAGCAGCGAACATTTTAACTGGGTCTAAATTCACGCCTGCTCGTAAAGATGAATTTTCTGATACTGTAGCTTCAGGAACTGTAATTAGTACTTCTCCTGGTAATGGTGAGAAAGCGCAAAAAGGTTCTACTATTACTATTATTGTTTCTAAAGGACCTGATCTTATAACTGTTCCTTCGCTGGTTGGTTCTGCAGTCGATGATGCATCAGCAAAATTAACAGCAATAGGTTTAGTTCCAGAAGTTCAAGGAAAATACAAACCAAAACCGACAGTTGCTGCAATGGATCCTGTTGCAGGTTCAAAAATTAAACGTGGTTCATCAGTCACACTGTTTTTAAAATAG
- a CDS encoding SDR family NAD(P)-dependent oxidoreductase produces the protein MGKLEGRVVMITGAGRGIGREHALYMASQGASVVVNDLGDVSEVVDEIIAAGGKAAGNTDDITTVDGAKNLVGTAINEFGDLHALVNNAGILRDKMLVTMDESDWDSVINVHLRGHFCPTQAAAQYWRNKAKESGEDSVKAALVHTTSTSGLLGNVGQTNYGAAKAGIASFSQICAMELTRYGVRSNAIAPAARTRMTEHTPGFEDMVKVPEDPNAFDAWHPGNVSPMVAYLVSEDCKFNGETYFVTGGLIQKFIPWAMSDVEGDKLSKDARWTLDEISAAFS, from the coding sequence ATGGGAAAATTAGAAGGTAGAGTAGTAATGATTACTGGTGCTGGCCGTGGTATCGGTCGTGAACATGCACTATATATGGCGAGTCAAGGAGCAAGTGTTGTTGTCAATGATCTTGGCGATGTCAGCGAAGTTGTTGATGAGATTATTGCAGCCGGCGGTAAAGCGGCTGGTAATACGGATGACATCACTACTGTTGATGGTGCAAAAAATCTTGTTGGAACTGCAATAAACGAATTTGGTGATCTGCATGCACTTGTAAATAATGCTGGTATCCTTCGTGATAAAATGTTGGTTACAATGGATGAGTCCGACTGGGACAGCGTTATCAATGTTCATTTACGCGGACATTTTTGTCCTACTCAGGCAGCTGCTCAATATTGGAGAAACAAAGCAAAAGAATCTGGCGAAGATTCCGTAAAAGCAGCATTGGTTCACACAACTTCAACTTCTGGTTTACTAGGCAATGTTGGCCAGACTAATTATGGTGCTGCTAAAGCTGGTATTGCTTCTTTTAGTCAAATCTGCGCTATGGAATTAACTCGTTATGGTGTTCGATCTAATGCTATTGCTCCAGCTGCAAGAACTCGGATGACAGAACATACACCTGGTTTTGAAGATATGGTAAAGGTTCCAGAAGATCCTAATGCTTTCGATGCTTGGCATCCTGGTAATGTTTCTCCAATGGTTGCTTATCTAGTTAGTGAGGATTGTAAATTTAACGGTGAAACATATTTTGTTACTGGTGGTTTAATACAGAAATTTATTCCTTGGGCTATGAGCGATGTCGAAGGGGACAAGCTTTCTAAAGATGCGCGTTGGACTCTAGACGAAATCTCTGCTGCCTTTTCTTAA
- a CDS encoding SCP2 sterol-binding domain-containing protein has protein sequence MSEKFEFLSPEWEKAADEIVGDREVDNPTDVQLTINITVTPTPYGDKQVSIVARENSVALIESHQETSDVTVKSDYDTAKALFLEGTMAIVMNAMMQGKVVVQGNMAKLMSMASNPGASGAMPFLEDISTKLKEITL, from the coding sequence ATGAGCGAAAAATTTGAATTCTTATCACCCGAATGGGAAAAAGCAGCAGACGAAATAGTTGGAGATCGTGAAGTCGATAACCCAACTGACGTGCAGCTAACTATTAACATCACTGTTACACCTACGCCATATGGAGACAAGCAAGTCTCTATAGTAGCGCGAGAAAACAGCGTTGCATTAATTGAATCTCATCAAGAAACATCTGATGTGACAGTAAAATCTGATTATGACACGGCAAAAGCGCTTTTCCTTGAGGGCACTATGGCTATAGTTATGAACGCTATGATGCAAGGCAAAGTTGTAGTTCAAGGCAATATGGCCAAATTGATGTCAATGGCTTCAAATCCTGGTGCGAGTGGGGCTATGCCTTTTCTTGAAGATATAAGTACGAAATTGAAAGAAATCACTCTTTAG
- the gatC gene encoding Asp-tRNA(Asn)/Glu-tRNA(Gln) amidotransferase subunit GatC: MTQITKEEVVHVANLARLSLTDEEIEKFGKQMSAILEHASEVSKIDTQGVVPTSHPLKMENVLREDVVGLSLTQEQALSGAPNAQEGRFMVPQILDAEEN, encoded by the coding sequence ATGACACAAATTACTAAAGAAGAGGTTGTCCATGTGGCAAATTTGGCGCGATTGAGTTTGACTGATGAAGAAATTGAGAAATTTGGAAAGCAGATGAGCGCAATTTTGGAACATGCCAGTGAAGTGAGCAAGATAGATACTCAAGGTGTTGTGCCAACTTCACATCCGCTAAAGATGGAAAATGTATTACGCGAAGACGTAGTTGGACTATCCCTAACTCAAGAACAAGCTTTAAGTGGCGCACCTAATGCACAAGAAGGTCGATTTATGGTTCCTCAAATTTTAGATGCAGAAGAGAATTAA
- the gatA gene encoding Asp-tRNA(Asn)/Glu-tRNA(Gln) amidotransferase subunit GatA: MVNYFNLTASEKIEEFKTNDITAIQIVEHALDAIEKTESQLDAFLTVMTNEAKAQALDIDSRKATGERLGALAGTVIAIKDNMASLDIKTTCGSKILENWISPYDASVVTKLKNADAIIIGKTNMDEFAMGSSTENSAFKITKNPHDTSRVPGGSSGGSAAVVAAGVVDFSLGSDTGGSIRQPASFTGLVGVKPTYGRVSRYGLVAFGSSLDQIGPFARNVSDAALLLDVISGYDDRDSTSIQQNYDALVDKVKDSKGISGLRVGIISELAGPEGFQKEVLDAFNKTVRELENQGAKVDSVSIPSAAFGISAYYIIAPAEASSNLARFDGMRYGLRVEESTSAKTNEATREEGFGEEVKRRIMLGTYALSAGYYDAFYAQAQKVRTVMMAEFAKAYENFDVLLCPTTPTTAFSVGANDDDPMQMYLNDLCTIPTNLVGACAISVPVGVDENSLPIGIQVCAPPLDEEVIFDVAKAIERTSNYSTKPQVYAS; this comes from the coding sequence ATGGTCAATTATTTTAATTTAACAGCAAGTGAAAAAATAGAAGAATTCAAAACAAATGATATAACTGCAATTCAAATAGTTGAACATGCTTTAGACGCTATAGAAAAAACAGAATCACAACTAGATGCTTTCTTAACAGTAATGACCAATGAGGCTAAAGCGCAGGCATTAGATATTGATTCGCGTAAAGCAACTGGTGAAAGACTCGGCGCATTGGCTGGAACTGTCATTGCTATCAAAGACAATATGGCAAGCCTTGACATTAAAACTACCTGTGGTTCAAAAATTTTGGAAAACTGGATTTCTCCTTATGATGCGAGCGTTGTTACAAAATTGAAAAATGCGGATGCAATTATTATTGGTAAAACAAATATGGATGAATTCGCTATGGGTTCTTCAACAGAAAACTCCGCATTCAAAATTACAAAGAACCCTCATGATACTTCGCGCGTTCCCGGCGGTTCATCTGGTGGATCAGCTGCGGTAGTCGCAGCTGGAGTTGTCGATTTCTCATTGGGTTCAGATACCGGTGGCTCCATACGTCAACCTGCATCATTTACTGGTTTAGTTGGGGTCAAGCCAACCTATGGTCGAGTATCTCGCTATGGTCTGGTTGCCTTTGGCTCTTCACTTGACCAGATAGGACCATTTGCTCGTAACGTGAGTGATGCTGCATTATTGCTAGATGTTATAAGTGGTTATGATGATCGTGATTCAACATCAATCCAACAAAACTATGATGCGCTAGTTGATAAAGTTAAAGATTCTAAAGGTATTTCTGGTTTAAGGGTAGGAATTATTTCTGAACTTGCAGGCCCAGAAGGTTTTCAAAAAGAAGTTCTTGATGCTTTTAATAAAACTGTACGAGAATTAGAAAACCAGGGCGCAAAAGTAGATAGTGTTTCTATCCCATCGGCAGCTTTCGGTATTAGTGCTTATTATATAATTGCTCCTGCTGAAGCTTCATCTAATTTAGCTCGTTTTGATGGTATGCGTTATGGATTGCGTGTTGAAGAATCGACATCAGCAAAAACAAATGAAGCAACTCGTGAAGAAGGATTTGGCGAAGAAGTAAAACGTCGCATCATGTTAGGTACTTATGCTTTAAGTGCTGGTTATTATGATGCTTTTTACGCGCAAGCACAAAAAGTTCGCACTGTTATGATGGCTGAATTCGCAAAAGCTTATGAGAACTTTGATGTGCTGTTATGTCCTACTACACCAACAACAGCATTTAGCGTTGGTGCTAATGATGATGATCCAATGCAAATGTATCTGAATGATCTTTGTACAATTCCAACTAATTTAGTTGGTGCTTGTGCTATAAGTGTACCGGTCGGGGTTGACGAAAACTCTTTGCCAATAGGTATCCAAGTATGTGCTCCGCCACTGGATGAAGAAGTTATTTTTGATGTTGCGAAAGCTATCGAGAGAACTTCTAATTACTCAACAAAACCACAAGTGTATGCATCTTGA